One genomic region from Argentina anserina chromosome 2, drPotAnse1.1, whole genome shotgun sequence encodes:
- the LOC126784529 gene encoding piriformospora indica-insensitive protein 2 gives MAELHPISTFTLLLLTTLLSSFVISHSQPLLLSSAEQDSVYRVLDSVNPDVPWRKLFPDDLCSNGPHGVVCDFFTANDTDPDVVSVHVSELSFGYVSDFTPNPPCSSSAVLSPLLFTSFPFLRKLFFYRCFNQTAVVNVPDIPASFAPSLEELVFIDNPSLVSPLSGVLRNFTNLRRAVLTGNGFYGSVPDAVADMVNLEELTLARNKLGGEVPVSFEKLKKLKVLDLGGNSFAGKAPESVGELPELLKLDLSSNAFTGEIPASLGNLRRLELLDLSYNRFNSSGVPVFLSEMTELKMVSLCGNKLGGQIPEIWSKLGGILGIGLSGMGLVGEIPGSMGVYLRNVRYLGLDNNNLEGTVPQEFGLLESVNEINLENNSLSGRVSFSAAKFGHRMKLYGNPELCVDDEGLRSGKGLGFGELKVCSTEQRPNAAHFTVHASSSSSAVQAVAPSMVIVFLMIIIMLMVN, from the coding sequence atggctGAGCTCCACCCAATTTCCACATttaccctcctcctcctcactaCCCTCCTGTCCTCTTTCGTCATTTCCCACTCCCAACCCCTCCTCCTCAGCTCCGCCGAGCAGGACTCCGTCTACCGCGTCCTCGACTCCGTCAACCCCGACGTCCCCTGGCGCAAACTCTTCCCCGACGACCTCTGCTCCAACGGCCCCCACGGCGTCGTCTGCGACTTCTTCACCGCGAACGATACCGATCCCGACGTCGTCTCCGTCCACGTCTCCGAGCTCAGCTTCGGCTACGTCTCCGACTTCACCCCCAACCCGCCCTGCTCCTCCTCCGCCGTCCTCAGCCCTCTCCTCTTCACTTCCTTCCCTTTCCTCCGCAAGCTCTTCTTCTACCGCTGCTTCAACCAAACCGCCGTCGTTAACGTCCCGGATATTCCGGCGAGCTTTGCTCCGAGTCTGGAGGAGCTCGTCTTCATCGACAACCCCTCTCTCGTTTCACCCCTCAGTGGCGTTTTACGTAATTTCACCAACTTACGAAGGGCGGTTCTGACCGGGAACGGATTCTACGGCAGTGTACCGGACGCCGTCGCCGACATGGTCAACCTGGAGGAGCTGACTCTCGCCAGAAACAAACTCGGAGGCGAAGTTCCGGTGAGTTTCGAGAAGCTGAAGAAGCTGAAGGTTCTCGACCTCGGTGGAAACTCCTTCGCCGGAAAAGCGCCGGAGTCGGTGGGGGAGCTCCCGGAGCTGCTGAAGCTTGACCTGAGCTCGAATGCTTTCACCGGTGAAATTCCGGCTAGCCTGGGAAACTTGCGGAGGCTGGAGCTTCTGGACCTGAGCTACAACCGGTTCAACAGCTCCGGCGTGCCGGTGTTTCTGTCGGAGATGACGGAGCTCAAAATGGTGTCGTTGTGTGGGAACAAGCTGGGAGGGCAGATTCCGGAGATATGGAGCAAGCTGGGGGGCATTTTGGGAATTGGGCTGTCTGGGATGGGACTGGTTGGGGAAATCCCAGGTTCAATGGGGGTGTATTTGAGAAATGTGAGATACTTGGGGCTTGATAATAACAACCTGGAAGGGACAGTGCCTCAGGAGTTTGGGTTATTGGAATCTGTGAATGAGATTAACTTGGAGAACAATAGCTTGAGTGGGAGGGTCTCATTTTCTGCAGCTAAATTTGGGCATAGGATGAAGTTGTATGGGAACCCAGAGCTTTGTGTTGATGATGAGGGTTTAAGGTCTGggaagggtttagggtttgggGAGTTGAAGGTGTGCAGCACAGAGCAGAGACCCAATGCTGCCCATTTCACTGTtcatgcttcttcttcttcttcagcagTGCAGGCTGTTGCTCCATCCATGGTCATTGTTTTTCTCATGATTATTATTATGCTTATGGTTAATTAg
- the LOC126784819 gene encoding LOW QUALITY PROTEIN: CRIB domain-containing protein RIC7-like (The sequence of the model RefSeq protein was modified relative to this genomic sequence to represent the inferred CDS: deleted 2 bases in 2 codons; substituted 1 base at 1 genomic stop codon) — MSNKENNSKMKGLLKGLRYISQMFDDNNKEQEIQIGFPTDVKHVAHIGWDGPSTASSPSWMNEFQTPQGYSSGPLSQTGDMSEENVVYYLNVDSSRRNSISSMPPANDCPELPKSSRRQSSRAHEGGGGSTDSPRKGKSDKSKQSRRPSRRDSSETSRGGRQEATDTSSESSLPDIPKKSRRKKSKESALGGSRKQKTLEPHLKQSAMALKLRTAFKRGKTMGGLHEVVQRVEYYXCCSS, encoded by the exons ATGTCgaacaaagaaaacaacaGTAAGATGAAGGGCCTCTTAAAAGGATTGAGATACATCTCTCAAATGTTTG ATGATAATAACAAAGAGCAAGAAATTCAGATTGGATTTCCTACGGATGTAAAGCATGTTGCTCATATAGGGTGGGATGGTCCTTCAACTGCAAGTTCTCCAAGCTGG ATGAACGAGTTTCAAACTCCACAAGGATATTCATCAGGGCCTTTGAGTCAGACTGGAGACATGAGCGAAGA GAATGTTGTCTATTATCTCAATGTAGATTCAAGCCGGAGAAATTCAATAAGTTCAATGCCTCCGGCAAATGACTGCCCTGAATTGCCTAAATCGTCAAGAAGGCAATCATCACGAGCGCATGAAGGAGGTGGTGGTTCAACTGATTCCCCGAGGAAGGGAAAATCAGATAAATCGAAGCAATCAAGAAGGCCTTCTAGGAGGGACTCGTCGGAGACTAGTAGAGGCGGCCGTCAGGAAGCCACGGATACGAGTAGCGAATCCTCCCTGCCGGACATCCCCAAGAAATCACGGCGgaagaaatcaaaagaatCCGCACTTGGGGGATcaagaaaa caaaagaccCTGGAACCCCATCTAAAACAAAGTGCAATGGCATTGAAGCTCAGAACTGCTTTCAAGAGGGGGAAGACAATGGGGGGTTTACATGAAGTTGTTCAA AGAGTTGAGTACTACTAATGTTGCAGCAGCTAG
- the LOC126782936 gene encoding mitochondrial fission 1 protein A-like translates to MEAKMTQFFESVGNFFTGGDQIPWCERDIIAGCEREVAEAQKGSNDEFFKECLMRLSWSLVHSRQPEDVIRGIAMLGASLSDANSNPLQLRETVYLLAVGHYRNGDYSKSMELVEQCLTIQPAWRQALNLKKMNEDRIKRDGAIGIGIAATAVGLIAGGIAAAVARKN, encoded by the exons ATGGAGGCCAAGATGACCCAATTCTTCGAGTCGGTTGGCAATTTCTTCACTGGCGGCGACCAGATCCCCTGGTGCGAGCGCGACATCATCGCC GGATGTGAAAGAGAGGTTGCTGAGGCTCAGAAAGGTTCAAATGATGAATTTTTCAAAGAATGTCTCATGCGACTGTCATGGTCTCTTGTTCATTCAAGGCAACCAGAGGATGTGATACGTGGAATAGCAATGCTTGGAG CTTCTTTGAGTGACGCTAATAGCAACCCTCTGCAATTGCGAGAGACAGTGTATCTTCTTGCTGTTGGGCATTACAGGAATGGTGACTATTCTAAGAGTATGGAACTTGTTGAACAGTGTTTGACG ATTCAACCTGCTTGGAGACAGGCACTGAACCTTAAGAAGATGAATGAAGATCGGATTAAAAGAG ATGGTGCGATTGGGATAGGTATTGCTGCAACTGCTGTTGGACTGATTGCTGGTGGAATTGCTGCGGCCGTGGCCCGGAAGAATTGA
- the LOC126782763 gene encoding rab GTPase-activating protein 22, which produces MEMFFKKASTAELDAFYPVRRDCQVDVPKTRFRLRAGRTLSARRWHAAFSDDGHLDIASVLRRIQRGGVHPAIKGVVWEFLVGCFDPRSTFDERNDLRQQRREKYAQLKGECNKMVPVIGSGKFITTPLVTDDGDPIEGAPNGARHDVSDKKVIQWKLFLHQIGLDVVRTDRTLVFYESETNQAKLWEILSVYAWMDNDIGYVQGMNDICSPIVILIDNHADAFWCFERAMRKLRENFRCTSSSMGVQSQLATLSQVIRTIDPKLHQHLEELDGGEYLFAFRMLMVLFRREFSFVDSLYLWELMWAMEYNPNIFSSYETSSAGATPPNASDKELKAFGKFERNNVKTGYTEQHGALSVFLVASVLETKNKQLLKKAKGLDDVVNILGDITGNLDARKACNEALKIHKKYLKLQNVKS; this is translated from the exons ATGGAAATGTTTTTCAAGAAAGCTTCCACAGCTGAGTTGGATGCTTTCTATCCAGTTAGACGGGATTGCCAGGTTGATGTCCCAAAGACCCGATTTAGGCTAAGG GCTGGGAGAACTCTTAGTGCAAGGAGATGGCATGCTGCCTTCTCTGATGATGGTCATTTGGATATAGCATCGGTGCTTAGACGAATCCAACGAGGG GGCGTCCATCCTGCAATTAAGGGTGTAGTATGGGAGTTCTTGGTAGGTTGTTTTGATCCACGTAGCACCTTTGACGAACGGAATGATCTCAGACAGCAGAGAAG GGAGAAGTATGCCCAATTGAAAGGTGAATGCAATAAGATGGTTCCAGTTATTGGCAGTGGAAAATTTATTACAACACCGCTGGTCACGGATGATGGTGACCCAATAGAAGGAGCACCAAATGGAGCAAGACATGATGTTTCAGACAAGAAAGTGATCCAGTGGAAGCTTTTCTTGCATCAAATCG GTTTGGACGTTGTTCGCACAGATCGGACGCTTGTATTTTATGAGAGTGAAACTAATCAGGCAAAACTTTGGGAAATTCTTTCAGTTTATGCTTGGATGGACAATGATATTGGTTATGTTCAAG GAATGAATGACATATGCTCGCCAATTGTCATTCTTATTGACAACCATGCAGATGCATTTTGGTGTTTTGAACGTGCGATGCGAAAGCTG agagaaaatTTTAGATGTACTTCTTCTTCAATGGGGGTGCAATCTCAGCTGGCTACGCTCTCCCAAGTAATCAGAACTATTGATCCCAAACTTCATCAACATCTTG AGGAACTAGATGGTGGGGAGTATCTATTTGCATTCCGCATGCTGATGGTACTGTTCAGAAGAGAGTTTTCCTTTGTCGATTCACTGTATCTTTGGGAG CTGATGTGGGCCATGGAATACAACCCAAACATTTTCTCATCCTACGAAACGTCAAGCGCTGGTGCTACACCACCTAATGCAAGTGACAAAGAACTAAAGGCATTTGGCAAGTTTGAGAGGAACAATGTCAAAACTGGATACACAGAACAACATGGGGCACTTTCCGTTTTTCTTGTTGCCAGTGTTCTTGAGACAAAAAACAAGCAGCTTTTAAAAAAGGCCAAGGGTCTAGACGATGTTGTCAAT ATCCTAGGCGATATAACTGGGAATCTGGATGCTAGAAAGGCATGTAATGAGGCATTGAAGATTCACAAAAAGTACCTAAAA TTGCAGAATGTGAAGTCGTAA
- the LOC126782846 gene encoding 60S ribosomal protein L14-2-like, whose amino-acid sequence MPFKRYVEIGRVALVNYGPDYGRLVVIVDVIDQNRALVDAPDMVRTQMNFKRLSLTDIKIEIPRVPKKKTLIAAMNAGDVKNKWEQSSWGRKLIVQKKRASLNDFDRFKLMLAKIKKAGIVRQELTKLKKSSAV is encoded by the exons ATGCCGTTCAAGAGGTACGTCGAGATCGGAAGGGTCGCTCTGGTCAACTACGGCCCGGACTACGGGAGGCTCGTCGTCATTGTCGATGTCATCGATCAAAATCGG GCTCTGGTTGATGCACCTGATATGGTGAGGACCCAGATGAACTTCAAGAGGCTGTCACTCACTGATATCAAGATTGAGATCCCCAGGGTGCCGAAGAAGAAGACTCTCATTGCAGCAATGAATGCTGGTG ATGTTAAGAACAAATGGGAACAGAGTTCGTGGGGAAGGAAGCTGATTGTGCAGAAGAAAAGGGCTTCtcttaatgatttcgataggTTCAAGCTCATGTTGGCCAAGATCAAG AAAGCTGGAATTGTCAGGCAGGAGCTAACAAAGCTGAAGAAATCAAGCGCAGTCTGA
- the LOC126785337 gene encoding probable serine/threonine protein phosphatase 2A regulatory subunit B''epsilon, which yields MDIDAVAGDITSLDPELLQLPELSPFAVKASPQIADDLFSQWLSLPQTGRLVKSLIDEASSGVSIGAHGNSLSANAAGINSLPSMFQGGSTPPLSPRSSSGSPRFSKLKTSPSSLGSPLKLVSEPVREAIPQFYFQNGRPPPNRLKEQCLTRTDDLFSNHMDGLQVQEFKAVTKEVCKLPTFLSSAIFRKIDTGCSGIVTRDAFVKYWIDGNMMTMDTATQVYKILNQPDCNYLTQVDFKPVLLELVATHPGLEFLHGTPEFQERYAETVIYRIFYYISRSGTGRLTLRELKRGNLIAAMQHADEEEDINKVLRYFSYEHFYVIYCKFWELDTDHDFYIDKENLIRYGNHALTYRIVDRIFSQVPRKFTSKVEGKMGYEDFVYFMLSEEDKSCEPSLEYWFKCIDLDGNGVLTRNELQFFYEEQLHRMECMAQEPVLFEDILCQIVDMIGPEREDCFTLRDLKGCKLSGNFFNILFNLNKFIAFESRDPFLIRQEREDPSLTEWDRFAHREYIRLSMEEDGENASNGSVEVWDESLEAPF from the exons ATGGATATAGACGCAGTAGCCGGAGATATCACTTCCTTGGATCCTGAGCTTTTACAGCTGCCGGAGTTGTCTCCGTTTGCTGTCAAAGCCAGTCCTCAAATCGCCGACGATTTGTTCTCTCAGTGGCTTTCACTCCCTCAGACTGGTCGTCTG GTTAAGTCTCTGATTGATGAGGCGTCGTCGGGCGTTTCTATAGGTGCCCATGGGAACTCGCTTAGTGCGAATGCCGCGGGGATCAACTCGCTGCCGTCCATGTTTCAGGGTGGTAGTACACCTCCACTTTCGCCGCGAAGCTCCTCTGGTTCGCCGCGGTTTTCAAAGCTGAAAACAAGCCCCTCTTCGCTGGGGTCTCCGCTGAAGTTGGTTAGTGAACCAGTGAGAGAAGCCATTCCCCAG TTCTATTTTCAAAATGGTCGCCCGCCACCTAACAGACTTAAGGAACAATGTCTTACCCGAACTGATGACCTTTTTAGCAATCATATGGATGGCTTGCAAGTGCAGG AATTTAAGGCGGTTACGAAGGAAGTATGCAAGCTACCAACATTTTTATCTTCTGCTATCTTTAGAAAGATAGATACTGGGTGCAGTGGGATTGTGACCAG GGATGCATTTGTCAAGTATTGGATTGATGGCAATATGATGACAATGGATACAGCAACTCAagtatataaaattttaaaccaGCCTGATTGCAATTACCTTACTCAG GTAGACTTCAAACCTGTGCTTCTAGAGCTTGTGGCTACCCATCCAGGATTGGAGTTTTTACATGGAACTCCAGAATTTCAAGAAAGATACG CTGAAACAGTCATTTACAGAATATTTTACTACATCAGTAGATCAGGAACTGGCCGTCTTACCCTCAGGGAGTTGAAACGAGGAAATCTAATTGCTGCTATGCAACATGCAGATGAAGAAGAGGATATTAATAAAGTTCTGAG GTACTTCTCTTATGAACATTTTTATGTGATATATTGCAAGTTTTGGGAGCTGGATACAGACCATGACTTCTACATTGACAAAGAGAACCTCATAAGATATGGTAACCATGCCCTTACCTACAGGATCGTTGATAGAATATTTTCACAG GTTCCAAGGAAATTTACTAGTAAGGTCGAAGGGAAGATGGGTTACGAAGATTTTGTGTACTTCATGCTTTCAGAGGAGGATAAGTCATGTGAACCTAGCCTTGAGTATTG GTTCAAATGTATAGATTTGGATGGAAATGGAGTCCTTACACGGAATGAGTTGCAATTTTTTTATGAGGAGCAATTGCATCGTATGGAATGCATGGCCCAAGAACCTGTTTTATTTGAGGATATTTTATGCCAGATAGTAGACATGATTGGACCTGAG AGGGAAGATTGTTTCACACTAAGGGACTTGAAAGGTTGCAAACTTTCTGGAAATTTCTTCAACATCCTTTTCAACCTGAATAAGTTTATAGCGTTTGAAAGTCGTGATCCATTTCTTATTCGTCAG GAACGTGAAGATCCAAGTTTGACAGAGTGGGATCGCTTTGCACACAGAGAGTATATTAGGCTTTCAATGGAAGAAGATGGTGAGAATGCCTCCAATGGAAGTGTAGAAGTTTGGGATGAATCATTGGAGGCTCCATTTTAA